A genome region from Candidatus Hydrogenedentota bacterium includes the following:
- the lipA gene encoding lipoyl synthase → MHPKTTRFPEWIRQAWPSGAAHEEVKSLLGGLDLHTVCQSAQCPNQGECWGRRTATFMVLGNVCTRHCSFCGVRGGKPLPVDEAEPEKVAEAVARLGVRHTVITSVTRDDLPDGGAAHIARTIRAVKGRSPGVTIEALVQDFGGNPEFVGLVTAAAPEVFSHNIETVSRLHPAMRDRRFSYAGSLGVLRIARNQMDEGFVKSSFMLGCGESAEEVRGTLEDLLDTGCDAVAMGQYLRPGRVNGPVAEFVPPEKFAEYEALAYDLGFTFAVAGPLVRSSYRSEELLEKVRPRAGARKKTS, encoded by the coding sequence ATGCACCCCAAAACCACACGATTTCCCGAATGGATACGGCAGGCCTGGCCGTCCGGCGCCGCCCACGAGGAGGTGAAAAGCCTGCTCGGCGGGCTGGACCTGCACACGGTCTGCCAGAGCGCCCAATGTCCGAACCAGGGCGAATGCTGGGGCCGCCGCACGGCCACGTTCATGGTGCTGGGAAATGTCTGCACCCGCCATTGCTCGTTTTGCGGGGTGCGCGGCGGGAAGCCCCTGCCCGTGGATGAAGCCGAGCCGGAGAAGGTGGCGGAGGCGGTGGCCCGGCTCGGGGTGCGCCACACGGTCATCACCTCGGTCACCCGTGACGACCTGCCCGACGGCGGCGCCGCGCACATCGCCCGGACCATCCGCGCCGTGAAGGGCCGCAGCCCCGGCGTGACCATCGAGGCGCTGGTGCAGGATTTTGGCGGGAATCCGGAGTTTGTCGGCCTGGTGACGGCGGCGGCGCCGGAGGTCTTCAGCCACAACATCGAGACGGTAAGCCGCCTGCATCCGGCCATGAGGGACCGGCGGTTTTCGTATGCGGGCTCCCTCGGGGTGCTCCGCATTGCCCGCAACCAGATGGACGAAGGATTTGTGAAGTCCTCCTTCATGCTGGGCTGCGGCGAGTCCGCCGAGGAGGTGCGCGGGACCCTGGAAGACCTTCTGGACACCGGATGCGACGCCGTGGCTATGGGGCAGTACCTTCGGCCCGGCCGCGTCAACGGCCCGGTGGCGGAGTTCGTTCCGCCGGAAAAATTTGCCGAATACGAGGCGCTCGCCTATGATCTGGGTTTCACCTTTGCCGTGGCGGGCCCCCTGGTGCGGAGTTCATACCGTTCCGAGGAGCTGCTCGAAAAAGTTCGCCCGCGCGCCGGCGCGCGGAAGAAAACATCCTGA
- a CDS encoding SO_0444 family Cu/Zn efflux transporter — MMTALFLDILRETWTVTGQMAPYLLFGFLAAGALSAFVSPAWLERHLGGHGFMPVMKSVLLGVPLPLCSCGVIAVTASIRQHGASRAAATGFLLATPQTGVDSILATWGILGPLLGVVRPLIALASGLLGGLMVMLFGEPEESGANRKPVSAAACCGDGCHPAEAPRRDGLAAKTGHALHYGLVTLPGDIARPLIVGMLIAGAISALVPPDSLAPYIGGGIGAMLAMIVVGVPLYVCATASIPLAVGFIHMGASPGAALAFLIAGPATNAATLATVWKMMGRRTALLYLASVFITALLAGLGFDALAGSFGMAGNDHGHEHHAMAAEAGSPLMAALLVLVVAWSLLESRVLKAVGRGEASGAVTAPAENTPKRSVVLSVKGMTCSHCRAAVERALQEADPAAEVTVDLGAGRAVVTGGETDTEELLRAVAGLGYDVTESV, encoded by the coding sequence GTGATGACAGCCCTTTTTTTGGACATATTGCGCGAGACATGGACGGTGACCGGCCAGATGGCCCCTTACCTGCTCTTCGGATTCCTCGCCGCGGGCGCGCTCAGCGCGTTCGTGTCGCCCGCGTGGCTGGAGCGCCACCTGGGCGGGCACGGCTTCATGCCCGTGATGAAAAGCGTGCTGCTGGGCGTGCCCCTGCCGTTGTGCTCCTGCGGGGTCATCGCCGTGACCGCCTCAATCCGGCAGCACGGGGCCAGCCGCGCCGCGGCGACCGGTTTTCTGCTGGCCACCCCGCAGACGGGGGTGGACTCCATTCTGGCCACATGGGGCATCCTCGGACCCCTGCTCGGCGTGGTCCGCCCGCTCATCGCGCTGGCCAGCGGGCTGCTGGGCGGGCTGATGGTGATGCTTTTCGGCGAACCGGAGGAAAGCGGCGCAAACCGGAAGCCCGTGTCCGCCGCCGCGTGCTGCGGTGACGGATGCCACCCGGCGGAGGCGCCGCGACGCGATGGACTGGCGGCTAAAACGGGCCACGCCCTGCATTACGGGCTGGTCACCCTGCCCGGCGACATCGCCAGGCCGCTCATCGTGGGCATGCTGATCGCCGGGGCCATCAGCGCGCTGGTGCCGCCCGACTCGCTGGCGCCCTACATCGGCGGCGGGATTGGCGCCATGCTCGCCATGATTGTTGTCGGCGTGCCACTTTATGTCTGCGCCACGGCGAGCATCCCCCTGGCTGTGGGGTTCATCCACATGGGCGCGTCGCCCGGCGCGGCGCTGGCCTTCCTCATCGCCGGACCCGCCACCAACGCGGCCACCCTGGCCACAGTCTGGAAAATGATGGGCCGGAGGACCGCGCTGCTGTATCTGGCCTCCGTCTTCATAACAGCGCTGCTCGCCGGGCTGGGTTTTGACGCCCTGGCGGGTTCTTTTGGCATGGCGGGCAATGACCACGGCCACGAACACCACGCCATGGCCGCCGAGGCGGGCTCCCCCCTGATGGCGGCGCTCCTCGTGCTGGTGGTGGCGTGGAGCCTGCTGGAGTCCCGCGTCCTGAAGGCCGTCGGGCGCGGGGAAGCGTCTGGAGCGGTGACGGCGCCCGCCGAAAACACCCCGAAGAGGAGTGTGGTGCTCTCCGTGAAGGGCATGACATGCAGCCATTGCAGGGCCGCCGTTGAACGCGCCCTGCAAGAGGCCGACCCGGCGGCGGAGGTGACAGTGGACCTCGGTGCCGGACGCGCGGTGGTCACCGGCGGCGAAACAGACACCGAAGAACTACTGCGCGCCGTGGCGGGCTTGGGGTATGATGTGACCGAATCCGTCTGA